Proteins from one Nicotiana tabacum cultivar K326 chromosome 23, ASM71507v2, whole genome shotgun sequence genomic window:
- the LOC107795434 gene encoding uncharacterized protein LOC107795434: MSQVKPLKKPPGFRDATIPIQRPPQPPPLRKINLPPSFYQEKKRRTCCFSCCCCCFVFLILLLFLVAAGGALYLWFNPKLPVFHLRSLEFTKFNVTENQDGPKLNAQSNVGVELKNPNRELKFVYGETKVELKGENDVNMGEGKVSGFVQEKKSVKVVKFVMKSNEMLYGDNVGKVIRSGFKSKNLRVSAEVSTTIGIGYNEWKSWKIGVRVSCGGLRLKQIENGATPKCGITLFNWFHLN, from the exons ATGTCACAGGTGAAACCTCTAAAGAAACCACCTGGTTTCAGAGATGCTACAATACCAATTCAAAGGCCACCACAACCGCCGCCGCTGCGAAAGATTAACCTTCCACCATCATTCTACCAAGAAAAGAAGCGTAGAACTTGTTGctttagttgttgttgttgctgttttgTTTTTCTAATTTTGTTACTATTTTTAGTAGCAGCTGGTGGTGCTCTCTACCTGTGGTTTAATCCAAAACTCCCTGTTTTCCATTTAAGATCCCTTGAGTTTACTAAATTCAATGTCACTGAAAATCAAGATGGTCCAAAATTAAATGCACAATCAAATGTTGGGGTTGAGTTAAAAAATCCAAATAGGGAGTTGAAGTTTGTATATGGTGAAACTAAAGTGGAACTTAAAGGTGAAAATGATGTGAACATGGGTGAAGGGAAAGTTTCTGGTTTTGTGCAAGAGAAGAAGAGTGTTAAAGTTgttaaatttgttatgaaatcTAATGAAATGTTGTATGGTGATAATGTTGGGAAAGTGATCAGAAGTGGATTCAAGAGCAAGAATTTGAGAGTTTCTGCTGAAGTGAGTACTACTATTGGTATTGGATATAATGAATGGAAGAGTTGGAAAATTGGAGTAAGAGTTTCTTGTGGAGGTTTGAGGTTAAAGCAGATTGAAAATGGTGCTACACCAAAATGTGGCATTACCTTGTTTAACTG GTTTCatttaaattga